The Raphanus sativus cultivar WK10039 chromosome 2, ASM80110v3, whole genome shotgun sequence genome includes a region encoding these proteins:
- the LOC108840395 gene encoding protein BASIC PENTACYSTEINE3 codes for MDEDGLSNRNWGYYEQSQFRPSLGFQLIPSMVNNLNEKQFLNPQNPNFITANNNGYCGGSSSSSSNIMSFPRDYTASDAPFMSYSWLNQHRDSKFFNNLPNPSNHHTLLDDPRAQPMQLLQVPKPEVDESLKRRQCSGGGERGADPKAKKERKLKDSVVPRMQRERSPLRKSIEMVINGVTIDIGCLPVPVCSCTGFSQQCYRWGCGGWQSACCTTNVSMYPLPMNTKKRGARIAGRKMSQGAFKKVLEKLSGDGFDFSNPIDLKSHWAKHGTNKFVTIR; via the coding sequence ATGGACGAAGATGGGTTGAGCAACAGGAATTGGGGTTATTACGAGCAGTCTCAGTTCAGACCGAGTTTAGGGTTTCAGCTAATACCAAGTATGGTTAACAACCTTAACGAGAAGCAGTTTCTCAACCCTCAGAATCCAAACTTCATAACCGCAAATAATAATGGCTATTGTGGCGGtagtagcagcagcagcagcaataTCATGTCCTTTCCGCGAGATTACACTGCCTCTGATGCACCGTTCATGAGCTACAGCTGGTTAAACCAGCACAGAGATAGCAAGTTCTTTAACAACTTACCTAACCCTTCAAACCACCACACGCTTCTTGATGATCCCAGGGCTCAGCCGATGCAGCTTCTGCAGGTTCCTAAACCCGAGGTCGATGAGTCTCTCAAGAGAAGGCAATGCAGTGGTGGTGGGGAGAGAGGAGCTGATCCTAAGGCGAAGAAAGAGAGGAAGCTGAAGGACAGTGTTGTTCCGAGGATGCAAAGGGAGAGGAGTCCTTTGAGGAAGAGCATAGAGATGGTGATAAATGGTGTTACAATAGATATCGGTTGTCTACCGGTTCCGGTTTGCTCGTGTACCGGATTTTCTCAACAGTGTTACAGGTGGGGGTGTGGGGGATGGCAGTCCGCTTGCTGTACCACAAATGTGTCCATGTACCCTTTGCCGATGAACACCAAAAAGCGCGGTGCTCGTATCGCTGGAAGGAAGATGAGCCAAGGTGCATTTAAGAAAGTTCTTGAGAAACTCTCTGGTGATGGTTTTGATTTCTCAAACCCTATTGATTTGAAGTCTCATTGGGCAAAACATGGAACCAACAAGTTTGTCACCATCAGATAA
- the LOC108836459 gene encoding CDP-diacylglycerol--inositol 3-phosphatidyltransferase 1 produces MGKKERPRPEKLSVYLYIPNIVGYMRVLLNCVAFAVCFSNKTLFSLLYFFSFCCDAVDGWCARRFNQVSTFGAVLDMVTDRVSTACLLVILSQVYRPSLVFLSLLALDIASHWLQMYSTFLAGKSSHKDVKDSTSWLFRLYYGNRIFMCYCCVSCEVLYIILLLIAKNQTESLLNVVLSTLTQISPLSLLLALTIFGWSMKQTVNIIQMKTAADVCVLYDIEKQQKNP; encoded by the exons ATGGGGAAGAAGGAGAGACCAAGACCAGAGAAGTTGTCTGTTTACCTTTATATACCTAACATTGTTG GGTACATGAGAGTTCTCTTGAACTGTGTTGCCTTTGCTGTCTGTTTCTCTAACAAAACACTTTTCTCCCTCCTCTATTTCTTCAG CTTTTGTTGTGATGCTGTGGATGGCTGGTGCGCTCGTAGATTCAACCAAG TTTCAACGTTTGGGGCTGTTCTCGACATGGTCACAGATAG AGTTAGCACGGCATGTCTACTCGTGATTCTCTCTCAAGTCTACAGGCCTAGCTTGGTCTTCCTCTCTTTGCTGGCTTTAGATATTGCTAGTCATTGGCTGCAGATGTACAG TACGTTTCTAGCAGGGAAGAGCAGCCATAAGGATGTGAAAGACAGCACAAGCTGGCTTTTCAGACTCTACTATGGCAACCGGATCTTCATGTGTTATTGCTGTGTTTCCTGCGAG GTTCTGTATATCATCCTTCTTCTCATTGCaaagaaccaaaccgaaagtctCCTGAAT GTCGTACTTTCCACATTAACTCAGATTTCACCACTTTCTCTTCTTCTAGCTTTGACAATATTCGGTTGGTCGATGAAACAAACAGTCAATATCATTCAG atgAAAACAGCTGCAGATGTCTGTGTACTGTATGATATAGAGAAGCAGCAGAAGAATCCTTGA
- the LOC108832472 gene encoding annexin D5, translating into MATMKIPMTVPSPRVDAEQLFKAFKGRGCDASVIINILAHRNAGQRALIEQEYETKFSDDLRKRLQSELHGHLKKALLLWMPEAVERDASILKQALRGAVTDHKAVAEIICTRSGSQLRQIKQVYLNTFGVRVEQDVESEASGNHKRVLLAYLNTTRYEGPEIDDKIVEDDARVLKKAVARKHKSDDQTLIQIFTDRSRTHLVALRSTYRSMFGKELGKAIRDETRGNFEHVLLTILQCAENSSFYFAKALRKSMKGLGTDDTALIRMVVTRAEVDMHYIVSEYRKRYKKSLYNAVQSDTSGHYKTFLLSLLGPNV; encoded by the exons ATGGCAACAATGAAAATACCAATGACAGTACCTTCTCCTCGAGTCGATGCCGAGCAGCTCTTTAAGGCCTTCAAAG GAAGAGGTTGCGATGCTTCGGTAATAATCAACATCTTAGCTCACCGCAATGCAGGGCAACGAGCTCTCATCGAACAAGAATATGAAACTAAGTTCTCAGACGACCTTCGCAAACGTCTCCAATCGGAGCTTCACGGTCATCTCAAG AAAGCCCTTCTTCTGTGGATGCCTGAAGCAGTGGAGCGAGACGCTTCAATACTGAAACAAGCATTGAGAGGAGCCGTGACTGATCACAAAGCTGTCGCTGAGATTATATGTACACGCTCTGGCTCTCAGCTTCGTCAGATCAAACAGGTTTACTTAAACACTTTTGGTGTCAGGGTCGAACAAGACGTTGAATCTGAAGCTTCTGGCAATCACAAAAGA gTTTTGCTCGCTTATTTGAACACTACACGGTATGAAGGACCAGAGATCGATGACAAGATCGTAGAGGATGACGCTAGGGTTCTCAAGAAGGCGGTTGCGAGGAAGCACAAGTCAGATGACCAGACGCTGATTCAGATTTTCACAGACCGAAGCAGGACTCATCTGGTCGCTCTCAGATCTACTTACCGTTCGATGTTCGGTAAAGAACTTGGAAAG GCCATTAGGGATGAGACACGCGGGAACTTCGAGCATGTCCTTCTGACAATCTTACAATGTGCTGAAAACTCTTCTTTCTATTTCGCAAAG GCGCTGAGGAAATCGATGAAAGGGTTGGGAACAGACGACACGGCGTTGATTAGAATGGTGGTGACAAGAGCAGAGGTGGATATGCATTACATCGTTTCAGAGTACCGCAAGAGATACAAGAAGAGTTTGTACAATGCTGTTCAGTCTGATACAAGTGGTCACTACAAAACttttctcctctctcttctAGGCCCCAACGTTTGA
- the LOC108832439 gene encoding uncharacterized protein LOC108832439 yields MPISYPISEFVVADTGVFWDIAYCPIPSGLDPETIYQNMKQSLKNMGYYGKLSIFAYGDENQNPKDIETGGIKCVFAGDEQTRVNKILHDLTFWGIRRKNEERRANVMVISGSKFEDELYVKFLGYLRSLNTNILLAQPEDLPNPGDEASGTLLRNVSEVWLWKSLATGEKPIYRSGSLQDVDDASACSKKSQGVGDDVSG; encoded by the coding sequence ATGCCTATATCTTACCCGATCAGCGAGTTCGTCGTGGCTGATACAGGTGTCTTCTGGGACATTGCTTATTGTCCCATCCCTAGTGGTCTCGATCCAGAAACGATTTATCAGAATATGAAACAATCTCTTAAGAATATGGGTTACTATGGTAAGTTGTCAATATTTGCTTACGGTGATGAGAATCAGAACCCTAAAGATATCGAAACGGGCGGAATCAAGTGCGTATTCGCAGGAGATGAGCAGACAAGGGTTAACAAGATCTTGCACGACCTCACCTTCTGGGGGATACGCAGGAAAAACGAGGAGAGACGAGCGAATGTGATGGTCATCTCAGGATCCAAGTTTGAAGACGAACTCTACGTCAAGTTTCTTGGCTATTTGAGATCATTAAATACCAATATTCTCTTAGCGCAGCCTGAAGACTTACCAAACCCTGGTGATGAAGCATCAGGGACGCTACTTCGTAATGTAAGTGAAGTGTGGCTTTGGAAAAGTCTAGCAACTGGAGAAAAGCCTATCTACCGAAGCGGAAGTTTACAAGATGTTGACGATGCATCTGCTTGTAGTAAAAAGTCGCAAGGTGTTGGCGACGACGTAAGTGGATGA
- the LOC108819091 gene encoding putative caffeoyl-CoA O-methyltransferase At1g67980, whose product MADEIPSKGILKSEALKQYILETSAYPREHELLKELRKATVQKYGNLSEMEVPVDEGLFLSMLLKITNAKNTLELGVFTGYSLLTTALALPKVGRITAIDVDKEAYEVGLEFIKKAGVDHKINFIHSDGITALDQLVNDNQEFDFAFADADKSNYPNFHERLLKLVKVGGIIAFDNTLWFGFVAEDEEGVPDHMREYREALIEFNKKLALDTRVEVSQISIGDGVTLCRRLI is encoded by the exons ATGGCGGATGAAATACCTTCCAAAGGGATCCTCAAGAGCGAAGCTCTGAAACag TACATCTTAGAAACGTCAGCATATCCAAGAGAGCATGAGCTACTCAAGGAACTTCGTAAAGCTACAGTCCAGAAATATGGCaattt AAGCGAGATGGAAGTTCCGGTTGATGAGGGACTTTTTCTATCGATGCTTTTAAAGATCACGAACGCTAAGAACACTCTCGAGCTCGGTGTTTTCACTGGTTACTCTCTTCTCACCACAGCCCTCGCTTTGCCAAAAGTTGGCCGC ATTACTGCAATAGATGTTGACAAAGAAGCCTACGAAGTGGGACTAGAGTTTATCAAGAAGGCAGGTGTTGATCACAAGATCAATTTCATTCATTCCGATGGTATTACGGCCCTAGACCAATTGGTGAATGAT aatcagGAGTTTGATTTCGCATTTGCGGATGCTGACAAGTCAAACTACCCCAACTTCCATGAGAGGCTTCTGAAATTGGTGAAGGTTGGAGGAATCATTGCGTTTGACAACACCTTGTGGTTTGGTTTTGTGGCTGAGGACGAAGAGGGAGTTCCTGATCATATGAGGGAATATAGAGAGGCTCTTATAGAGTTCAATAAGAAATTGGCTTTGGATACTCGTGTCGAAGTCTCTCAGATTTCCATTGGAGATGGTGTCACGCTCTGCAGACGccttatttga
- the LOC108840394 gene encoding putative clathrin assembly protein At1g68110 translates to MKLWKRAAAAIKDQKSLLAVGFSRRTSYRNTDLEAAIIKATSHDDSSVDYSNAQRVYKWIKASPLNLKTLIHSLSTRVNHTRSWIVALKSLMLLHGVLLCKVSSVVGEIRRLPFDLSDFSDGHSALSKTWGFNIFVRAYFAFLDNYSSFTSDQIHRNRANLQSDKVDSVKQQLDRIQRLQSLLDLILQIRPIADNMKRALILEAMDCIVLESINIYGRICSGIIKILPTAGKTDAATTLKIVKKATSQGEDLALYFEFCGGFGVPNARVTPQFVSIPTAEVEAMEKMVKKSVEKDEQEQEEVVEEEEKAIVLLEKPRLQTIITDEWEIFEDDEHCFNEKVIQEYHQDPLPLVVWNQPVVYTMPDLITF, encoded by the coding sequence ATGAAGCTCTGGAAACGAGCTGCTGCTGCGATAAAAGACCAGAAAAGCTTACTAGCCGTTGGATTCTCCCGGCGAACTTCATACCGGAACACGGATCTCGAAGCAGCCATCATCAAAGCCACCTCCCACGACGACTCCTCCGTCGACTATTCGAACGCTCAGCGCGTCTACAAATGGATCAAAGCTTCTCCTCTCAACCTCAAAACTCTCATCCACTCATTATCCACCCGCGTCAACCACACCCGAAGCTGGATCGTCGCGCTCAAATCCCTGATGCTTCTCCACGGTGTGCTCTTGTGCAAAGTCTCTTCCGTCGTCGGAGAGATTCGACGTCTTCCTTTCGATCTCTCCGATTTTTCGGACGGACATTCGGCTCTCAGCAAAACATGGGGGTTCAACATCTTTGTTCGAGCTTACTTTGCTTTCCTTGACAACTACTCTTCCTTCACATCTGATCAAATTCATCGTAACCGCGCGAATCTACAATCGGATAAAGTCGATTCGGTGAAGCAGCAGCTCGATAGGATCCAGAGACTTCAGTCTCTTCTCGATTTGATTCTTCAGATACGTCCCATTGCTGATAACATGAAGAGAGCGTTGATCCTAGAAGCAATGGACTGCATTGTCCTCGAGAGCATCAATATCTACGGTCGAATATGCAGCGGAATCATCAAAATCCTCCCGACCGCCGGCAAAACAGACGCCGCCACGACTTTAAAGATCGTCAAGAAGGCGACGTCTCAAGGAGAAGATCTCGCTTTGTACTTTGAATTCTGCGGAGGCTTTGGCGTCCCGAATGCGCGGGTTACGCCTCAGTTCGTTAGTATACCAACGGCTGAAGTAGAAGCGATGGAGAAAATGGTCAAGAAGAGCGTCGAAAAGGATGAACAAGAGCAAGAAGAAGTagtggaggaggaagagaaagcTATTGTACTGTTGGAGAAACCGAGATTGCAGACGATCATAACCGACGAATGGGAGATTTTCGAAGACGATGAGCATTGTTTTAATGAAAAAGTCATTCAAGAATATCATCAAGATCCCCTGCCTCTTGTAGTATGGAACCAACCAGTTGTTTACACAATGCCAGATTTGATTACGTTCTAG
- the LOC108826803 gene encoding E3 ubiquitin protein ligase RIE1 — MSSSPSSSPTMSDSTSPLLRPRQSPRLRQPLLAALRASGRRGASMVVRETAAQELEDRRADWGYSKPVVALDMLWNTAFVVVAAVILFISKNENPNVPIRVWICGYALQCLVHVVLVWLEFRKRRSMRGGGDLEAGEGSGRGRDSDDEDGDERILSTKTCESMNTIVSFVWWIVGFYWLVSGGDILVQNATHLYWLAFVFLAFDVFFAVFCVVLACLIGIALCCCLPCIIALLYAVAGQEGASEADLSILPKYKFQMMNNGEKQSDGGGKMIPMEAAGTEYSGNERVLLAEDADCCICLSSYEDGTELVTLPCNHHFHSTCIVKWLKMNATCPLCKFNIVEGSEQD, encoded by the exons atgtcttcttctccttcctcctcACCAACCATGTCCGATTCCACCTCCCCTCTCCTCCGCCCCCGCCAATCTCCCCGTCTCCGCCAGCCTCTACTCGCGGCACTCCGAGCTTCCGGTCGGCGAGGAGCTTCGATGGTTGTAAGAGAGACCGCCGCACAGGAGCTCGAAGACAGACGAGCCGATTGGGGCTACTCCAAACCCGTCGTGGCTCTCGATATGCTTTGGAACACCGCTTTCGTGGTCGTCGCGGCGGTGATACTTTTTATCTCCAAGAATGAGAACCCTAACGTCCCGATTAGAGTTTGGATCTGCGGCTACGCGCTTCAGTGTCTTGTCCATGTGGTGCTTGTGTGGTTGGAGTTTAGGAAGAGGAGGAGCATGCGTGGTGGTGGGGATTTGGAAGCTGGTGAAGGCTCTGGTCGTGGTCGTGATAGCGATGATGAAGATGGCGATGAGAGGATCCTCAG CACTAAGACATGCGAATCAATGAACACCATTGTATCATTTGTGTGGTGGATTGTTGGCTTCTACTGGCTTGTATCTGGGGGTGATATCCTTGTGCAAAACGCTACGCATTTGTACTG GTTGGCTTTTGTTTTCTTGGCATTTGATGTGTTCTTCGCTGTCTTCTGCGTTGTGCTGGCATGTCTTATCGGGATCGCCCTGTGTTGCTGCCTCCCTTGTATCATTGCTCTTCTTTATGCCGTTGCCGGGCAG GAGGGTGCATCAGAAGCAGATCTCAGTATCCTTCCTAAGTACAAGTTTCAGATGATGAACAATGGAGAAAAGCAAAGTGACGGTGGAGGGAAAATGATACCCATGGAGGCAGCAGGCACTGAGTATTCAGGGAACGAACGAGTCCTTTTGGCAGAAGATGCT gACTGTTGTATATGTTTGAGTTCATATGAAGATGGAACAGAGCTGGTCACACTTCCTTGCAACCACCACTTTCATTCGACGTGTATTGTGAAATGGCTGAAAATGAATGCGACATGTCCATTGTGTAAGTTCAATATTGTCGAAGGTAGTGAACAAGACTGA
- the LOC108819073 gene encoding putative caffeoyl-CoA O-methyltransferase At1g67980 isoform X1 has product MADELPPKGILKSEALRQYILETSAYPREHELLKELRKVTEEKFGNLIEMVIPVDEGIFLSMLLKIINAKNTLELGVFTGYSLLTTALALPEDGRITAIDIDKEAYEVGLEFMKKAGVDHKINFIYCDGLEVLDKLVNDKNQEFDFIFADADKPNYVNFLERFLKLVKVGGIIAFDNTLWFSFVVEEEENVPEFMRESRAAVIEFNKKLALDPRVEISQISVGDGLTLCRRLV; this is encoded by the exons ATGGCGGATGAACTACCTCCCAAAGGGATCCTCAAGAGCGAAGCTCTGAGACAG TATATCTTGGAAACGTCAGCGTATCCAAGAGAACATGAGCTGCTCAAGGAGCTTCGGAAAGTCACAGAAGAGAAATTTGGCaactt AATCGAAATGGTTATTCCAGTTGATGAGGGCATTTTTCTATCGATGCTTTTAAAGATCATAAACGCTAAGAACACTCTTGAGCTTGGTGTTTTCACTGGTTACTCTCTTCTCACCACGGCCCTTGCTTTGCCTGAAGATGGTCGC ATTACTGCAATAGATATTGACAAGGAAGCCTATGAAGTGGGATTAGAGTTTATGAAGAAAGCAGGTGTCGATCACAAGATCAATTTCATCTATTGCGATGGTCTGGAGGTCTTAGACAAATTGGTTAACGAC AAGAATCAGGAGTTTGATTTCATATTTGCTGACGCTGACAAGCCAAACTACGTGAACTTCCTTGAGAGATTTCTGAAATTGGTGAAGGTTGGAGGAATTATTGCATTCGACAACACCTTGTGGTTTAGTTTTGTGGTCGAGGAAGAAGAGAACGTTCCTGAGTTTATGAGGGAATCAAGAGCGGCTGTTATAGAATTTAATAAGAAATTGGCTTTGGATCCTCGAGTAGAAATCTCTCAGATCTCCGTTGGAGATGGTCTCACTCTATGCAGACGCCTTGTGTGA
- the LOC108819073 gene encoding putative caffeoyl-CoA O-methyltransferase At1g67980 isoform X2: MADELPPKGILKSEALRQYILETSAYPREHELLKELRKVTEEKFGNLIEMVIPVDEGIFLSMLLKIINAKNTLELGVFTGYSLLTTALALPEDGRITAIDIDKEAYEVGLEFMKKAGVDHKINFIYCDGLEVLDKLVNDNQEFDFIFADADKPNYVNFLERFLKLVKVGGIIAFDNTLWFSFVVEEEENVPEFMRESRAAVIEFNKKLALDPRVEISQISVGDGLTLCRRLV, translated from the exons ATGGCGGATGAACTACCTCCCAAAGGGATCCTCAAGAGCGAAGCTCTGAGACAG TATATCTTGGAAACGTCAGCGTATCCAAGAGAACATGAGCTGCTCAAGGAGCTTCGGAAAGTCACAGAAGAGAAATTTGGCaactt AATCGAAATGGTTATTCCAGTTGATGAGGGCATTTTTCTATCGATGCTTTTAAAGATCATAAACGCTAAGAACACTCTTGAGCTTGGTGTTTTCACTGGTTACTCTCTTCTCACCACGGCCCTTGCTTTGCCTGAAGATGGTCGC ATTACTGCAATAGATATTGACAAGGAAGCCTATGAAGTGGGATTAGAGTTTATGAAGAAAGCAGGTGTCGATCACAAGATCAATTTCATCTATTGCGATGGTCTGGAGGTCTTAGACAAATTGGTTAACGAC AATCAGGAGTTTGATTTCATATTTGCTGACGCTGACAAGCCAAACTACGTGAACTTCCTTGAGAGATTTCTGAAATTGGTGAAGGTTGGAGGAATTATTGCATTCGACAACACCTTGTGGTTTAGTTTTGTGGTCGAGGAAGAAGAGAACGTTCCTGAGTTTATGAGGGAATCAAGAGCGGCTGTTATAGAATTTAATAAGAAATTGGCTTTGGATCCTCGAGTAGAAATCTCTCAGATCTCCGTTGGAGATGGTCTCACTCTATGCAGACGCCTTGTGTGA